The following coding sequences are from one Virgibacillus necropolis window:
- a CDS encoding DMT family transporter — protein MRMPPFNPYFAVVIGVFSVSTSAILVKLAGGAPASIIANYRLLFAVLIMSPIILLYYRHEFKQIQKKDWILAMFAGIFLAFHFILWFESLNYTSVASSVVLVTLQPIFAFLGTYFFFNERFTPGAVISMVIALFGSLIISWGDFQISGLALLGDILALLGAMMVTAYFLIGQNIRRRLSLMTYTFVVYGISSITLIVYNLILGYSFVGYPVSYWWIFLTLAIVPTFLGHTMFNWALKWLSTSTISMATVLEPIGATLLAYFILGETVTWAQWLGGTVVLFGLFLFIMSTTKKRKVTISQTKKDMT, from the coding sequence ATGCGTATGCCTCCGTTCAACCCATACTTCGCAGTTGTCATCGGCGTTTTCTCTGTTTCAACATCTGCAATATTAGTCAAGTTAGCCGGTGGTGCACCTGCATCAATTATAGCGAATTATCGATTACTATTCGCCGTTCTTATTATGTCACCCATTATTCTTTTATATTATCGACATGAATTTAAACAGATACAAAAAAAGGATTGGATTCTTGCCATGTTTGCTGGAATTTTCCTGGCATTCCATTTCATACTTTGGTTTGAATCTTTAAATTATACATCAGTGGCAAGTTCTGTTGTACTTGTTACGCTACAACCGATCTTTGCTTTTCTCGGCACGTATTTTTTCTTTAATGAACGATTTACACCAGGAGCAGTAATAAGTATGGTCATTGCCCTTTTTGGAAGCTTGATTATTAGTTGGGGAGATTTTCAAATAAGTGGTTTAGCTCTGTTAGGTGATATCTTAGCATTACTTGGTGCAATGATGGTTACAGCGTATTTTTTAATCGGACAAAACATAAGAAGACGACTGTCCCTTATGACATATACATTTGTTGTATACGGAATCAGCTCAATAACATTAATTGTTTATAATTTAATTCTCGGTTATTCATTTGTTGGTTACCCAGTTAGCTATTGGTGGATTTTCCTAACACTTGCTATTGTACCAACATTTTTAGGCCATACCATGTTTAATTGGGCTCTCAAATGGCTGAGCACGTCAACCATTTCGATGGCAACTGTGCTCGAACCAATTGGCGCAACACTTTTAGCCTACTTTATACTAGGTGAAACCGTTACTTGGGCGCAATGGCTTGGAGGAACAGTCGTGTTATTTGGGTTATTTCTTTTTATTATGAGTACCACTAAAAAAAGAAAAGTCACGATTTCCCAAACAAAGAAGGATATGACCTAG
- a CDS encoding DegV family protein, giving the protein MRIQLMTDSGADLPTRLTETLNIIVVPLYLHFKDKQYISGVTLNLKEFYQKIEEYDELPRSSAPSPNDFYEAYKKVDPSTPIVNISLTKGLSSTYDNALLAKEMLLEEEPNRKIAVINTRTASCGMALFIHEANSKIMEGYTFEELENHLNDRVKDTTTLIALKTLENVIRGGRLDKVRGTIAKTLNIKLLMRASEEGTIEVAEKVRGDKKSIRRLIEQIGEYTKNVEEKIIVMSHSNAENRAKAVLDEIMEKYPFKDSYLTDMGPLISTYAGQGGIVISFYK; this is encoded by the coding sequence ATGCGTATCCAGCTAATGACAGATAGCGGTGCGGATCTTCCAACACGATTAACGGAAACATTAAATATTATCGTTGTACCATTGTATTTACATTTTAAAGATAAGCAATATATCAGTGGTGTAACATTAAACCTAAAAGAATTTTATCAAAAAATTGAGGAATACGATGAGCTACCTCGTTCATCTGCTCCTAGCCCAAACGATTTTTATGAGGCTTATAAAAAAGTGGACCCTAGTACACCAATTGTTAACATTAGTCTTACAAAGGGATTAAGTTCAACGTATGACAATGCGCTGTTGGCAAAAGAAATGCTGCTTGAAGAAGAACCAAATCGAAAAATAGCTGTTATTAATACACGAACAGCATCTTGTGGGATGGCTCTTTTTATCCATGAAGCAAACAGTAAAATAATGGAAGGCTATACGTTTGAAGAGTTAGAGAATCATTTAAATGACCGTGTTAAGGATACAACAACATTAATTGCACTGAAAACACTTGAAAATGTAATCCGTGGTGGAAGACTTGATAAAGTGCGCGGAACTATTGCAAAGACATTAAACATCAAGCTTTTAATGCGTGCAAGTGAAGAAGGGACAATCGAGGTTGCGGAAAAGGTTCGTGGCGACAAAAAGTCAATTAGACGATTAATCGAGCAAATCGGCGAATACACGAAGAACGTTGAAGAAAAAATCATTGTCATGTCACATTCCAATGCAGAAAACCGCGCTAAGGCCGTTCTTGATGAAATAATGGAAAAGTACCCATTCAAAGATTCTTATCTAACGGATATGGGTCCTCTAATTTCGACTTATGCTGGTCAAGGCGGAATAGTGATTTCTTTCTATAAATAG
- a CDS encoding alpha/beta hydrolase has translation MIACLLLHGYTGGPYEIEPLSNFLKEETNWHIEVPTLPGHGRKLTLKNVSHKKWISAAEDSLKQLLAKYDEVYLIGFSMGGMIASYLAAKYKVDKLVLLASARKYLSFKQIFFDIHQVCVDGLKGNIKKNKLYIHYRKKLGGVPFKSNLEFLKLVKFTKPYLKKIDSSVLIAQGQKDGMVPYKTAYFLDKEINSEEKEVVFFERSRHLICLGEDKDTLNKMVYNFLSKEVAHP, from the coding sequence ATGATCGCATGCTTACTCCTCCATGGATATACGGGAGGACCATATGAAATCGAGCCGTTATCAAATTTTTTGAAAGAGGAAACAAACTGGCACATAGAAGTACCGACACTTCCTGGGCATGGAAGGAAGCTTACACTTAAAAATGTATCACATAAAAAATGGATTTCGGCTGCCGAAGATTCCTTAAAGCAGTTATTAGCTAAATATGATGAAGTGTATTTGATTGGCTTTTCAATGGGAGGCATGATCGCATCCTATTTAGCTGCAAAATATAAAGTAGATAAACTTGTCCTGTTAGCTTCAGCAAGAAAATATCTTTCATTCAAACAAATTTTCTTTGATATCCATCAGGTATGTGTAGATGGTTTAAAAGGAAACATAAAAAAGAACAAGTTATATATCCATTATAGGAAAAAACTTGGGGGAGTTCCATTTAAGTCAAATCTAGAATTTTTGAAGCTTGTTAAATTTACTAAGCCTTATTTAAAGAAAATAGACTCAAGCGTGTTAATTGCACAAGGGCAAAAGGATGGGATGGTTCCTTATAAAACAGCATATTTTTTGGATAAAGAAATCAATTCGGAAGAGAAGGAAGTAGTATTTTTTGAACGATCCAGGCATCTAATTTGCCTCGGTGAGGATAAGGATACATTAAATAAAATGGTTTATAACTTTTTATCTAAAGAGGTTGCACATCCATAA
- a CDS encoding YppG family protein, whose amino-acid sequence MFNRPNYYQEPFNANPKRPQYHKQQWQQPTIPPYNPTPYQVYAKPKQPTNWHTFSQPNQNQYATFNQPPPSNVLNYFQNKKGEVDFDKMLSTVGQVANTFQQITPMVKQVGSIMKSFK is encoded by the coding sequence ATGTTTAACAGACCAAATTATTATCAGGAACCTTTTAACGCTAACCCGAAACGACCACAATACCATAAACAGCAATGGCAACAGCCAACTATTCCACCATATAATCCTACACCCTATCAAGTCTATGCAAAGCCAAAACAGCCAACAAATTGGCATACTTTCTCACAACCTAATCAGAATCAGTACGCTACATTTAATCAACCGCCACCAAGCAACGTGTTGAACTATTTTCAAAATAAAAAAGGTGAAGTTGACTTTGATAAAATGTTATCAACGGTTGGTCAAGTAGCGAACACCTTCCAGCAAATAACGCCAATGGTAAAACAAGTTGGCTCTATTATGAAAAGTTTTAAATGA
- a CDS encoding glutaredoxin family protein — protein sequence MTRQKVVIYTSDNCSACKKVVERMNTWGVDYIEKNISNNGSYLKDLQDKGIFGTPATFVDDYSVLGFQESKLKYELSMIDSQDYFRNYYEEYDS from the coding sequence ATGACTAGGCAAAAGGTGGTTATTTATACTAGTGATAATTGCTCAGCGTGTAAAAAGGTAGTAGAGAGAATGAATACGTGGGGAGTAGATTATATAGAGAAAAATATATCAAACAATGGTAGCTATTTAAAGGATCTTCAAGATAAAGGAATATTTGGTACACCTGCAACATTTGTAGATGATTATTCAGTATTAGGATTTCAGGAAAGTAAGTTGAAGTATGAACTAAGTATGATTGATAGTCAGGATTATTTCCGAAATTATTATGAAGAATATGATAGCTAA
- a CDS encoding ABC transporter ATP-binding protein: protein MKTLEVNMVSVEIGKNRLLDAISFELEPGQITALVGHNGAGKSTLMKAILGIVDKSSGKITINKTYDFDNQFLDFKQLISYLPEEPLLLTELTVMQNFQLYGMSYGIAEEDLSKRVDHYVRNFELNDKLNEYPESLSKGMRQKVQTICALLPDTPVMLIDEPYMGLDVYAVDFFEEVMKEKASNGTSILLTTHQLDRVKHFADGYIMLQRGEMLNKGPIGDFHTIQRRSKE from the coding sequence ATGAAAACATTAGAAGTTAATATGGTAAGTGTGGAAATTGGTAAAAATAGGTTACTTGATGCTATTTCATTCGAATTAGAACCTGGTCAAATCACGGCTTTAGTTGGGCATAACGGAGCGGGGAAGTCGACACTAATGAAAGCAATTTTAGGAATTGTGGACAAATCTTCCGGCAAAATAACCATTAATAAAACGTATGATTTTGACAACCAATTTTTAGATTTTAAACAACTTATATCTTATCTTCCAGAAGAGCCGTTGTTACTAACCGAATTAACCGTCATGCAGAACTTTCAGCTTTATGGAATGAGTTATGGAATTGCTGAAGAAGACCTATCGAAGCGAGTAGATCATTATGTTCGGAACTTTGAACTAAACGATAAGTTGAATGAATATCCTGAGTCCTTATCGAAAGGCATGAGGCAAAAGGTGCAAACAATTTGTGCGTTGCTACCTGATACGCCAGTTATGTTAATAGATGAACCTTACATGGGATTAGATGTCTATGCAGTTGATTTTTTTGAAGAGGTAATGAAAGAAAAAGCTAGCAACGGTACAAGTATTTTATTGACCACACACCAACTAGATCGTGTGAAACATTTTGCGGATGGATATATCATGCTTCAGCGAGGAGAAATGCTAAACAAAGGACCAATTGGTGATTTTCATACCATTCAAAGGAGATCGAAGGAATGA
- a CDS encoding DedA family protein, translating into MLEVVVDVIKEYGIWGLLASLAIEASSLPFPGGLVTLVFGFILNLTIVEVILYGLLASGVYTGFSLIPYYIGYKLEDKLKEKTSRKKIEKAQSWFKKFGVWSIAFARPLGLGNYISYVAGVSKINKWTFLSLTLLGILPWTVGVLWLGSVGNLKTVKSFMEEFQLYGIIALVVGIIIYIIYRKNKKQRSKAQTKAYE; encoded by the coding sequence ATGTTAGAGGTTGTAGTTGATGTGATTAAAGAATATGGAATATGGGGATTACTTGCTAGTCTTGCAATAGAGGCATCATCTCTTCCGTTTCCTGGTGGATTAGTTACCTTAGTATTTGGTTTTATATTAAATCTTACAATCGTAGAGGTAATCCTATACGGACTGTTGGCAAGTGGAGTCTATACAGGATTCAGTCTTATCCCATACTATATAGGTTATAAACTTGAGGATAAATTAAAAGAAAAAACAAGTCGTAAAAAAATTGAAAAAGCACAAAGTTGGTTTAAAAAGTTTGGAGTATGGAGCATAGCTTTCGCGAGACCACTTGGGTTGGGCAATTATATTTCATATGTTGCAGGTGTTAGTAAGATTAATAAATGGACGTTTTTATCGCTAACGTTGCTTGGAATTTTACCGTGGACTGTTGGAGTTTTATGGTTAGGTAGTGTAGGTAATTTAAAGACGGTGAAATCTTTTATGGAAGAGTTTCAGCTGTATGGGATTATTGCTCTTGTAGTAGGTATTATCATCTATATAATCTATCGAAAGAATAAAAAGCAGAGATCAAAAGCTCAAACGAAAGCTTACGAATAA
- a CDS encoding DUF1206 domain-containing protein: MYYWVVTSSIKIFDLGGVVDIGLGVSFAILAINSGQTGNSKQFWMGKIIDMPLGRLAIGITGASIFVFAFIQVINDIRGSFTKKLNASQMKQKEWIFTKLIGRIGFISRGITFGVLGGFFIHSGWTAESSQANGIDGALAQIAQEPCGQVLLGIVPLGLFLYGIFEVLEGKNRNIKVSEK, translated from the coding sequence TTGTACTATTGGGTAGTTACAAGCTCCATCAAAATCTTCGATTTAGGTGGAGTTGTTGACATTGGGTTAGGGGTTAGTTTTGCTATCCTTGCAATTAACTCAGGACAGACAGGTAATTCTAAACAATTTTGGATGGGAAAGATTATTGATATGCCACTCGGACGATTGGCGATTGGTATTACTGGGGCGAGTATTTTTGTCTTTGCCTTTATTCAGGTAATTAATGATATTAGGGGAAGCTTTACGAAAAAGCTAAATGCTAGTCAGATGAAACAAAAGGAATGGATATTTACCAAATTGATAGGAAGAATTGGGTTTATTTCAAGAGGAATTACGTTCGGTGTCCTTGGTGGATTTTTTATTCATTCAGGTTGGACTGCTGAATCAAGTCAGGCAAACGGAATTGATGGAGCTTTGGCTCAAATTGCTCAAGAACCATGTGGGCAAGTATTGCTCGGTATTGTGCCGCTTGGACTTTTTCTTTATGGCATCTTTGAGGTTTTAGAAGGAAAAAACCGCAATATTAAAGTTAGTGAAAAATAA
- a CDS encoding RNA-guided endonuclease TnpB family protein yields the protein MKLTITAKIKILPTELDKEKLLDTIRAVRKGLNFASKKAFRHDCFTSIKLHKLTYNLLRSDYRLKSQMANSVARTVCAKYKSMQSNDVENTLAKFKKPEYDLVWNRDYSLKSEYFSVNTLFGRIKVPYVTKKMEHFFDGSWKFGTSKLVQKKGKYFLHIPMTKELKESEQFNTSDVLHIVGIDLGINFVATVFDDAGKTTFFSGKQIKQKRAHYKLLRKQLQQRQTPSARRRLKAIGQRENCWMTDVNHVVSKALVTNYGQNTLYTLEDLQNVRKATEKVCKRKRYVSVSWAFDQLREFLTYKAQMTKSKVILVNPKYTSQDCPKCEHRAKNNRNKKTHQFCCKKCAYRSNDDRVAAMNLYNKGIKYLSRVSA from the coding sequence ATGAAACTTACGATTACAGCTAAGATAAAGATTTTACCAACTGAATTAGATAAAGAAAAATTACTAGATACAATTCGTGCCGTTCGTAAGGGTCTGAATTTCGCCTCTAAAAAGGCATTTCGCCACGACTGTTTTACTTCCATTAAGTTACACAAATTAACGTATAATTTGCTCCGTTCTGACTATCGTTTGAAATCGCAAATGGCAAATAGCGTTGCGAGAACAGTGTGTGCTAAATATAAGTCAATGCAATCAAACGATGTAGAAAATACGCTAGCTAAATTTAAAAAACCAGAATATGATTTGGTGTGGAATCGTGATTACTCCTTAAAATCTGAATATTTTTCCGTGAACACATTGTTTGGACGGATCAAAGTTCCATATGTCACGAAAAAGATGGAGCATTTTTTTGATGGATCCTGGAAGTTCGGTACTTCCAAACTTGTGCAAAAGAAAGGGAAATACTTTCTACACATTCCAATGACAAAGGAACTCAAAGAAAGCGAACAATTTAATACTAGTGATGTGTTACATATTGTTGGGATCGACTTAGGTATCAACTTCGTTGCTACCGTATTTGATGATGCTGGAAAAACAACATTTTTCAGTGGTAAACAAATCAAACAAAAACGTGCGCATTACAAATTATTACGGAAACAATTGCAACAAAGACAAACACCTTCTGCTCGAAGAAGGTTAAAAGCCATTGGTCAACGAGAAAACTGTTGGATGACAGATGTTAACCACGTTGTCTCTAAGGCACTCGTAACCAATTATGGCCAAAACACATTATACACCTTAGAAGATTTACAAAATGTACGAAAAGCTACTGAAAAAGTGTGCAAACGTAAACGATATGTTTCTGTTTCTTGGGCCTTCGACCAATTGCGAGAGTTTTTAACATATAAAGCGCAAATGACAAAATCAAAAGTTATTTTGGTGAATCCGAAATATACATCTCAAGATTGTCCGAAGTGTGAACATAGAGCTAAAAACAATCGTAACAAGAAAACACATCAATTTTGCTGCAAGAAATGCGCTTATCGATCAAATGATGACCGTGTTGCAGCAATGAACCTCTATAACAAGGGAATCAAGTACCTTTCTAGAGTATCTGCTTAG
- a CDS encoding DUF1206 domain-containing protein, with amino-acid sequence MSDQQGAIAAVASKPYGELILWLVVLGLTGYITWLLTQVFIEGDHDGTKIKDFFIRIGYFFTAIFHHQKPRRLCQTLRFRRRGIGWFQFLKKAALLC; translated from the coding sequence GTGAGTGATCAGCAAGGAGCCATTGCTGCGGTTGCTAGTAAGCCATATGGGGAATTAATATTGTGGCTGGTGGTACTTGGCCTAACTGGTTATATAACATGGTTACTCACACAAGTTTTTATTGAGGGCGACCATGATGGAACAAAGATTAAAGACTTTTTTATTCGGATTGGTTACTTTTTTACAGCTATATTTCATCATCAAAAGCCAAGGAGACTCTGTCAAACTCTTCGATTTCGGCGGAGAGGAATTGGCTGGTTTCAATTTTTAAAAAAAGCAGCTCTTCTCTGTTGA
- a CDS encoding diacylglycerol/lipid kinase family protein produces the protein MKYETGLFLYNSNAGNDDLEQKLEQTLPSITKAIKKLTIIQTETINEVKRICADYADHVDIIVILGGDGTIHECINSIAPLEKKPIIGVLPGGTCNDFSRMLGTSQNLKQAAEGIARGEIVDIDLGKTGERYFLNFWGIGFVSEASLNVDPDQKRSFGVLSYYMSTLRTVNQAESFSYKIKTDVETYDGEAVLILVLNGRFMGTKELPITTADPSDGKMDVLIIKTSNLASFREFLSMNKPTTDPDELSELIHFQAESLEIETDRAKEVDMDGEINGATPASITILPKYIRMVKGTEII, from the coding sequence ATGAAATATGAAACAGGTCTATTCTTATATAATAGTAATGCAGGAAACGATGATTTAGAACAAAAACTTGAACAAACACTACCTTCTATTACAAAAGCAATTAAAAAACTTACTATTATTCAAACCGAAACCATAAATGAAGTAAAAAGAATATGTGCAGACTATGCTGATCACGTGGACATTATTGTGATTTTAGGCGGAGATGGAACAATCCATGAGTGCATAAACAGTATCGCACCACTAGAAAAAAAACCGATTATTGGTGTTTTGCCAGGTGGAACGTGTAATGACTTCAGCCGTATGCTAGGTACTTCACAAAACCTCAAACAAGCTGCAGAGGGAATTGCGAGAGGGGAAATTGTGGATATCGATCTTGGGAAAACGGGGGAGAGATATTTTCTTAACTTCTGGGGAATTGGCTTTGTTTCAGAAGCCTCTCTAAATGTTGACCCAGATCAAAAAAGGAGCTTCGGAGTGCTTAGTTATTATATGAGTACATTGCGCACTGTTAACCAAGCAGAGTCATTTAGTTATAAAATTAAAACAGATGTTGAAACATATGACGGCGAGGCTGTCCTAATATTAGTACTAAATGGTAGATTCATGGGCACAAAGGAATTGCCGATAACCACCGCAGATCCAAGTGATGGAAAAATGGATGTGTTAATTATAAAAACCTCAAACCTCGCTTCCTTTCGTGAATTTCTATCGATGAACAAGCCAACGACCGATCCGGATGAACTGTCTGAACTAATTCATTTTCAAGCAGAGTCGTTAGAAATTGAAACAGACCGTGCGAAAGAAGTTGACATGGACGGTGAGATAAATGGAGCAACTCCCGCTTCGATTACGATTCTGCCGAAATATATTCGGATGGTTAAGGGGACAGAGATCATCTGA
- the phnD gene encoding phosphate/phosphite/phosphonate ABC transporter substrate-binding protein: protein MKKIYSLLLVLSLAFILTACGGSDQEDAQGSDKKEKGDLKPDTLVIGFVPSQDSDTIADTIQPMADRLSEELDIEVKGQVMTSYNSLVEAMGANQVHVGFIPAFGYVLANEQYGAEVILKSIRHGSGTYKAQYLVRSDSGIETLEDLKGKIWAYPDKGSTSGYLFPANQLMQKFDYASAPELETDFFSATVQAGGHDTAALAVLEGDADVATTFDDVRTELEAEHPDIMEELTVIGHTEEIPNDTISVTKELDEELVKKIKEIFLSFNDDPEMIKIMNEVYNWDAIDEASDKEYQVVKDTYQKFKDNIEL from the coding sequence ATGAAGAAAATTTATAGTTTGTTGCTTGTATTAAGTTTAGCTTTTATTCTTACAGCATGTGGTGGTTCGGATCAAGAAGATGCACAAGGAAGCGACAAAAAAGAAAAAGGCGACCTTAAACCAGACACACTTGTAATTGGTTTTGTACCATCTCAGGACTCAGATACAATTGCAGATACAATTCAACCAATGGCTGATCGTTTGTCGGAAGAGCTGGACATTGAAGTAAAAGGGCAAGTAATGACTAGCTATAACTCGCTCGTTGAAGCTATGGGGGCTAACCAGGTTCACGTTGGATTTATTCCAGCATTTGGTTATGTTTTAGCAAATGAGCAGTACGGGGCAGAAGTAATCTTGAAATCTATTCGTCATGGATCAGGTACATATAAAGCACAATACTTGGTTCGCTCTGATTCTGGTATCGAAACACTTGAAGATTTGAAAGGAAAAATCTGGGCTTATCCTGATAAAGGATCTACCTCTGGCTATCTTTTCCCGGCAAATCAATTAATGCAGAAGTTCGATTATGCTAGTGCACCAGAACTTGAAACAGACTTTTTCTCAGCTACTGTTCAAGCAGGTGGCCATGATACTGCAGCACTTGCTGTTTTAGAAGGTGACGCAGATGTCGCTACTACATTTGATGATGTTCGTACAGAACTTGAGGCAGAACATCCAGATATCATGGAGGAATTAACTGTAATTGGTCATACCGAGGAAATTCCGAATGATACCATTTCAGTTACCAAAGAGTTAGATGAAGAATTAGTTAAGAAAATCAAAGAAATCTTCCTTTCGTTTAATGATGATCCTGAAATGATCAAAATTATGAATGAAGTTTATAACTGGGATGCAATCGATGAAGCATCTGACAAAGAATACCAGGTAGTTAAAGATACGTACCAAAAATTCAAAGACAACATTGAATTATAA
- the phnC gene encoding phosphonate ABC transporter ATP-binding protein, with the protein MIEFKDVSLVYPNGTEGLKNINTTIKDGEFVVIVGLSGAGKSTFIRSINRLVTPTTGSLLIDDEDIITYRGSNLRKLRTKIGMIFQNYNLVKRSNVLKNVLAGRLGHTSTLRSILNLYKKDDVGLAYESLKRVNIDEKLYNRADELSGGQQQRVSIARVLTQKPSYILADEPVASLDPPTSHQVMTYLKKINKEDNITTIVNLHFIDMAMEYADRIIGMRAGEVVFDGPVSEVTEKTFEEIYGRTIREDDLRGGANES; encoded by the coding sequence ATGATTGAATTTAAAGATGTCAGCCTTGTTTACCCGAATGGAACAGAAGGCTTGAAAAACATAAATACCACCATTAAAGATGGTGAATTTGTTGTGATTGTAGGTTTATCCGGAGCAGGAAAATCTACGTTTATTCGCAGTATAAATCGACTCGTTACGCCAACAACAGGATCCCTCTTAATTGATGATGAGGATATTATTACTTATCGTGGTTCAAATCTACGAAAACTACGCACAAAGATTGGCATGATTTTTCAAAACTATAACCTGGTAAAGCGTTCCAACGTTTTAAAAAATGTTTTAGCTGGACGACTTGGACACACCAGTACGTTAAGATCAATTTTAAACCTTTACAAAAAGGATGATGTTGGACTAGCTTACGAAAGCTTAAAGCGTGTAAATATTGATGAAAAATTGTATAACCGTGCTGACGAACTTAGCGGTGGTCAACAGCAGCGCGTCAGTATTGCACGCGTATTGACACAGAAACCTTCCTACATTCTTGCAGATGAACCAGTAGCATCACTTGATCCACCAACATCCCACCAGGTTATGACGTACCTAAAAAAAATTAATAAGGAAGATAATATTACAACAATAGTAAACCTACATTTTATTGATATGGCTATGGAATATGCTGATCGTATTATCGGTATGCGCGCTGGAGAAGTTGTTTTCGACGGCCCGGTATCTGAGGTAACAGAAAAAACATTTGAAGAAATCTATGGCCGGACCATTCGTGAGGACGACTTGCGTGGGGGGGCAAATGAATCGTGA